Sequence from the Ascaphus truei isolate aAscTru1 chromosome 3, aAscTru1.hap1, whole genome shotgun sequence genome:
CATCTTCATTTTGGTCATAGTCTTGGTCTTTTCAGTTCCCTTGGAATCCATTtcagtaccatctttgtccaacaatggtcgTTTTTTCTTGCCATTATGTCCGTCCCACTGTCATTTTAATTTCTTGACCCTTGTGGTGATGTCAGAggcttttgtttggtttcaaccccattcattatttttcctatctgggtaatacccagcatgcacctcTCTTTGAggtgtctgaagcttctgaattatcttcgcatttacgGTCGAATactcacatccatacgtgagcacgggcaggatataCTAGTCGAACAATTTCCGTTTGAGGCACTGTATAAGATTCCCTTGAAAGATTGACTGGTTCATGCCAAATGTGATCCATCCCATCTTTCTTCTCCTATTCATTTCATTTGAAAGGTTTCCATCTATTGTTACTTGCCGCCAAACTAGACACAGTCTCTGGTCTCTGACTTCTAATTCTATTCCATATATTTCAGTCATtgtagggttaaaaaaaaaacatactggatCAGTACTCAAAAAATATAAGAGGCTCACGTTTTCCTTTTGGTCTcgccaagtttcttctttaatgtatccaaaaaaaacagcagcaatacaaaAAAAGTCAGAACACACAAGGGAAGGAAAAGTTAGCAGACACTGTTGGATGTGAAAAATATAGCAACATTTCGAGGCCTCctggccatttttttaaatctttgtaGGGTTGACATATTTGTTGGAAATCACTTTCAGGCCCACCATCTTCATTTTtcagctctgtctgtctctctctcgtgtgtatCTCTAgatctcttccccccaccactcTTTAGTGGCAAGCAATATTAAATACTCGCTCAATCACAACAACATATTTGTGTTTACACATTTTCGTCTTCATTCTTCCATGCCGATCATGCCACTGTGAAATCATCTAGAAATATTCTAGGTTgacaaaaaatgtatataaaataataatctcagcACCACATCCCTGTCTAGAACAACTTTCAGACTTCTGCAGCAATCTTTTGCACAGTTACTTAGGCCAGGTCACCAGTGGCCGCTACGGTGTATgccccacacaccacagcagagccctctatggggcaggccccagtggccgtgtgtgGGGGCGCGCAAAGCGCGATGACGCGTATGCTTTTCCTGTGCTGCAATGCGATCACATGgtcggcgggcagccaatggaagggcagatatgccccgtcatggctgTGCCCCCACAGCCcctgtcatggccccgcccctgcGCATCCCATCGCTCCACCTACAGCCCGCCGGTCGCAGCTTTTATGTGTGCACAGGTCACAAGGCGTGCGCTCAGCAGTGAATACTGGGGACGTAGCCTTGGGAGCTCCTAAGTGAAGCAATCTTTATAACTGTATATTGTgctgtattttgttacattttAGACCCAAACACCAGTTAAACATTCACATTGTAAATTATAAGAGGCGTTGATGTTTATAGGCGATTTAATTTTATTTCAACTGTAATATTTTTGTTACTGTGTGGGAGTGACCAATCTTCCTCCCAGCAAGGTCCTAAACCACTCACCTCTTGCATCCCCAGTCCAAAAAGTGGGATGCCTGGTAACATTCCACAGTGTGTTAGAAAACTAAACTTTGGTATTTTGTCCTGCTAGTTTACATATAATAAAGCACGGCTTCGTACAGTAAAGTTATTTAATGAAAATATAATTATTTACGGTGCAGTCCAACATTGTAGGAAACATTATGAACACCTTTGCAATGAAATGAGCATCCTTACAAGATTACATTGGCTCTGCAGTAACATATTTACTTGTTTATGAAAATGAGTCAGTTTCTATTTTATTCTGTTCCAAAGTAATTGTATGATTCTCCGTATTCTTTCTCTTTAACTGTTAATTCCGGTAGCATAATTAGTTTGCACAAAAtcacaaaagaaaaaacactgTGAATGAAAAGTCTGCTTTTATAGGCTTAGTGTAAATCAATCACAAGAGATTAGGTAAAGGTTGTAAACATACTCCAAGGCATTTGTTTACTATAGATAAATGTTATAAAAGAGTTTTTAAATATTCTAAATCGTCAGTCATTTATATTTAACATTTGAAACGTTCCACTGACGGGGCTGCCCCTTTTTATAAAGTGTTTTATTGCACGATCTAGAATAACCTGGTTCTCTCCTACAGGAAGCGTGTTGTGTTGGTCTGGAGGCTGGAATCAATCTCACAGATCACCTGATTACTGCTTACCGGGCTCACGGTTACGCTTACACCCGCGGGTTACCTGTGAAGGAAATCCTAGCTGAGCTAACCGGTATGATCAGCACAAACTCCTTTTTGCATGACCCCTGCTAGGTAGTGAGATCCATTGTATGCAGAAGCAGCACAATTTTGTAATAGCCTGAACCTGCACAGTCAGGACTACACCAGCCGCACCCAAAGGTGAAACAGGTACCTTTTTTATAGTCCCTGCCTCTAATGAGCCAATTATCTTCATCCTCTTACCACCTCCACATGTTCCTACCCTACTCCCTGAAAATAAAACACGTATGGTAACAGTCGAGATACTGTAAGGTGAGAAGAAAAAGCTTTAGAAGTTTTGAGCAGACTCGCAACTCTGGTGCTCAAATGGTCCTCCCTCTTCATTGGCTGCTTCAACGCAATACACTTCAGTGTGCAGACTCCAAAACAATATATTCCAGAAGAAAATTCCAGAAGAAAACTCCAGCTATCAGAAAAAGCAGAAAAAAGTATACTTAAACTTTAAGCAGGCGCTTGTCCCCCAGGAAGTGTAACCAAACGTCCAAGgcagtgggggggaaaagggggcagcTCACTTAAACACACAGACTCGCTGTTCCATGTATAGAATAATCACAAGAGGCTTCTTTTGCTGTGAACAATTGCCTTTAGTGACAAGGAATCAGGCAAACGTCCCAAAAACGCAAAGTTTCAGGCCCACGTAGTCTTTCATCAGGTGGGGTTTCTCCCTGTTTTCGACTCATGGCATCGCACAGCCACAATCAGCCGAAAGTACAGCATTACAACAATGTGTCCAAAACCAAAATCTCTTTCTTGAATGTATCTTACAGCAAATATAAAGTGAATGAGCCAGCGACCCCCAAAATGAGTCTGTTCAAACCTGACACATTTCGTGCCTAATGGGTAGAAGTTTGACCAGGCAGCCTTTAAACGCAAAACGCGTCTGGTTGTGTGAAGCTCTAGTTTTGGGGATCTCTCACTGGCTGTTACCTTAATATATCTTATTTGCAACAAGTTACGTTAAGAGGCTTTTATTTGTACAAACTGCTGCCGTGCTGTACATTTTCGGGTGATCATGGTTATACAATGTCATGGTATATTCCTGTCCACTACGTAAAGTAATGTATCTTCAGTCCTGTTATTAATTGATGGTAGCACAAAAAGAAGTACTTGAGCAAAGGAACTGCTGCTTAGAGGCCAGCTTTACTTTTGTCAATAGATACTGGCTATTGCTCATGAATAGAGCACTGTAACAATGGTTTATGGTCATTGTACTTTACTGAATACGCCCTACTGAATGTCAGCGACACTTTCCTAATGGGGATTATGGCatgcaaaataaaataatttatttcaaagcATTTTTGCCATttcatatattattatttttttatttccatgCCAGGACGAAAAGGTGGCTGTGCCAAAGGAAAAGGAGGATCCATGCATATGTATGCCAATAACTTCTATGGTGGAAACGGTATCGTGGGAGCCCAGGTACGAGATACAATGAATGTTGATTTCTTGACTGTTTGTTAAAATGTTTCATATACTGGGACAACTAAAGAGGTACAGCGAGGTTTTGGCGGTTCCTTTCTTTTGTTCTTATTGGTTACAATGCTCACACATGTCAATCTGAAGGGGGTCGCCCCACGCGTGTCTGACCACGCCTCACGGTAATCGGCGTCCTCCACTTTGATCTCACACTACAGAACAATGTGCATCCCGTTAAAAATCAGTGTTTTTCTTTTCTCCGAGTCCACTGAAATAAAGTATGTCAGTTAGTTGTTTGTGTGTTTGATAGCTTATGCCTTCATAAAGTATGTCAGTTAGTTGTTTGTGTGTTTGACAGCTTATGCCTTCATAATTACTAAACGAACAGAACAAAAACAATAATTGCCTGTAGATTTGGTGATTCACAAATGGTCTCCTCACCAAAAGAAACAGATTGTAAAAACCTTCCCCAGCCTTTATTTACTATAAAAAAAggtaaaagtttaaaaaaatatatagttaacgGTATTCATATTTGTCCTATAGATTAGAAGTACAGCGAGCAGGACTCGCTGTACTTCTTGTATCACTTTTTGTTTATTTGAtgccattctgtttatgtaatgacTGTTCCCCCATTGTACTCTGCATAATATTTTCGCGCTTGATAAATGTAGATAAAAAATGCAGCAGCACTCCAAGTATagtaaataacaaaataaatctATTATTCGCATAATAAATATCCCCAAACTTTTTTTATCTTGAACCCAGCTTTTTTTTAACCCCTCTCACTAACCTTACTATTGGCGCTTTATAAATCAACGATAATACTGCTCTGATTTTGGTTTTTAAAACAATCGGCTATATTAAACATGCCAGCTAACTTTGGTCCGACCTAAGAGGGGCATATTTGATACCCTGCCAGTAACTCCATCACCTTTTGGGCCTAAACTCGCAATCCACTTAAACACAATATGTAGAACGTGTTCTTTGTGGtcgacaaacttttttttttttttttttgctcattttATAAACCATGTAATGTGAAAGTGTTTAAAATATTATGTTACAGGTTTTATGCACTGTTTAGAATTTGGTTAATGAAAGTTAATTGTGAATGATGAATGCTTTTCAGCTTTTTAGGCTGCatttaatgaaaataaatatactagtgtatttgtatataatttttattattttttttataattcatTCATATTGCTCTCTTCATATACATGACATGGCTTCATCATTTCTCTTGTTTGGATGGTGACCACTGATAAAGACGAGAAGGTGCATGAAAATAAAGAATAGAATTATTCAATTAATTCAAAAGTTTAACCaagaaaaaggaggggggaaaaagaaaatgtttcacgGGAACCAGTTAATTGTGCTACAGTCCATGCTGCAACATTGCTTTCAGTGTGTTTCAGGCCCTCCAGCAGTGACGGAGTCAATAGAAATGTTTTCCTGCGGCATTTCTCTCTTGCAGCAGAGGTATTATCGGAAATGTCATATCACTCAGTTATGGAAAGGGTATTATATGTCTGGCGCTCGGCGAGGCTGGGTAAATATGAATAAAAAGAATAAATACAACCAGATGATGGTGCTGGCAGATCCAATGGTGAACTCCACGAGGGGGTAGTCagatatgaaatataaaaaaataaaacagtgtaatactgtaaagtTCCTAGTACACGCACAGACTAAACAAGACTGACAACTGTTGCTGAAAACGGACAGGTGACTAATATAGAACACATTTAATAAATCACATAAAATAAGCACAGTAAATAAAATGCAATGAATAGTCACAATGAATGAATATCAAGACATAGGTCCCACTGAAATAATCATGCTGGGGCTGAATTACCCGCTTACCAAAGGATGGATGATATCTCGTAGTGGATAATTAGAGACTATCCCCTCTCATAGATCGCCGGTCTGCTCCATACGCATCTGGAAGCCGACACCTTACACCAACACGCGGGCGACGAGCGTATGGAGCAAACCGGCGatctatgagaggggatactctctaattatCCACTACGAGATATCATCCATCCTTTGGTAAGCGGGTAATTCAGCCCCAGCAGGATTATTTCAGTGGGACCTATGTCTTGATATTCATTCATTATGACTATTCATTGCATTTTATTTACTGTGCTTATTTTATGTGATTTATTAAATGGGTTCTATATTAGTCACCTGTCCGTTTTCAGCAACAGTTGTCAGTCTTGTTTAGTCTGTGCGTGTACTAGGAactttacagtattacactgttgttttatttttttatatttcatatctGACTACCCCCTCGTGGAGTTCACCATTGGATCTGCCAGCACCATCATCTGGTTGTATTTATTCTTTTTATTCATATTTACCCAGCCTTGCCGAGCGCCAGAGATATAATACCCTTTCCATTGCATTATATCTGACCTGGGGTCAGATTTATATCTAGGCTGCCAGCTCTTCATTGTATTACCATATAAtttattagcgctacctatttgttccTTGTTATATCACTCAGTTATGCTGTCATCTCATGTAGATGCTCTTATTTTCACCTTGGCAAAACGGTCTCACTCTCTTACTGCAGGTCCCCCTTGGAGCAGGTATTGGCTTGGCCTGTAAATATTTTGGGAAAGATGAGATCTGTGTATCCTTGTATGGAGATGGTGCTGCTAACCAGGTAAGCATTTCATGAATGTACTCTAAACCCAAGAGATGCATGCTATTAGGTTTTTTTTATATCAAAGGAAATACAGAGCCTCTTAAAAAAtgatctacaggcataccccacattaacatacgcaatgggaccggagcatgtatgtaaagtgaaaatgtacttaaagtgaaacactaccttttccccacttatcgatacatgtactgtacggcaatcatcatatacgtgcataactgatgtaaataacgcatttgtaacaggccctatagtctccctgcttgcgcacagcttcggtgcaggtagggagttcaactttgctgttcagaacgtgctgacaggcgcatgcgtgagctgccgtttgactattgggcgatatgtacttactcgtgagtgtacttaaagtgagtgtccttaaaccggggtatgcctgtattttactTTTATTTTGAAAGTTTTGATTTTACATAGGGGACAGCGAGGAAGGGTGGGGGATTGCTGATGCTTTTCTTATTACACGTTATTGACAACGACAGATCTATCCGTGAACCAGCTAGCAAAGTTTGTGTATTTGTTATACAACATTGCAAACAGAAGATAAGGGAGCGAAAACATCTCAAAAGTCTATGTATGCTGACATTTTTCAAAAGAACAAAAATAGTTCTAAATTCTGGTTATGGGATATTTAAGGAGTCAGTCGCTGAGCTTTAACCTATGAAACCTATTGCTAGCTACAGTCTGGCTGCACGTTGAAGGCTCATATAATAAAAGGAAGACACCGGTGCTCCCTTGGGTGCTTATGTTGTAACCTGCAATATTCTTTTAAATAGCCCACACTTTTTGTCAGTGTAACTTCCTAAACCTTACGGATGATCTTTAATGTAATGTTTATATGATGTCTTGAATTAGCTAAAAACAGGTTACAAAATATCTGTATCATTTTGGGGGGCTTTTTGATTTTCTAGTATTTTTCTGTTTCACTTTAGGacagttttttttaacatttgaatGATAAGCGGGATCCGGCTAAACAGCAGGTAAGAAAAAAGCAGAGCTCCGTGATGCAAAAGCAGGGCCCAAAAGAATGAATTGCTGGTTAAAAACAGATTTATTGACGGACAATAAAAAGCATGGCAGCCAAAACAGACTAgctactctaacgcgtttcgcgcactAAGGTGCTTTATCATAGAGTACACTAGGGATCACCAGACAGGAGTATATGTACCCAGTCATCCTCTGAAAGTTGCGGCATGAAACCCCGGTCACAGTACTCCGCTCGGGTCATGACGGCTCGGTTGGTGTGTTCGTGGTTGGGAGCCAGCGACCCCCTTGGTGAAATACCGCAGTACAATGACATCGATCAACAATCTGACAATTACATATTGCCTATTAAAAACCATGTGAGACAAGATCTCTCAATAATGAAATTCATTACTATTAGCTGGTTAATGCTAATTTGGAtgatatatttacatttatatacacctGGAGATTGAGGCATTATTTGTTCATTGGCGCCGCGACTTTTGGTGGATGACTGGGTAAATATACTGCCTGGTGAGCCCTAGAGTACTCTTTGTTAAAGCGCCTTAGTGTGTAAAACGCGTTAGAGTAGCTAGTCCGTTTTGGCTGCCACACTTTTTGATGTCTGTTAATAAATCTGTTTTTAACCAGCAATTCATTCTTTTGGACCCTGCTTTTGCATCACGGAGCTGTGCTTTTTTTCTTACATGCAGTTTAGCCGGATCCCTCTTATTTACCCGATTGGGAGACGCACGCCCATGGAGTTCTGACGGGACGGGTGCCGTGAGTAATACTAGTTCCCTGAATTCTCAGGAACTATACTTTCAGGACATTATTCCACACTAGGGAcgccactgtatatgtgtgtatgtttgttcCATCTTGGTCTCAGCCTGCAAGTACCCTAACCCCCACCCCCGATTTAATTTAATTATTTGAACTCTAATGACTCTCCATATGTTTTGCCAGTAGGTCAATAAATAGTGTCATTACACATACAAAGAGGAGGACGTCAACAGTATATTGGATCATTTGTATATATCACCCGGGTTCTACAGACCAGCACTTCATGTTATGATACATTTATATGCAAAAACTGATCATTCCTTTGGGGACATAGTCCACCTATTTTCCTGTTGACACTTTGCAGCTCTGATAAGGAACGGATTGTTCTACTTTACATTTGAATGATGCATTGTTACTAGAGCCATTCGGCCTTTTCTTATGTTTTCCCAGGGTCAGATTTTTGAAACCTATAATATGGCCGCTCTGTGGAAGCTGCCCTGCATCTTTATTTGTGAGAATAACCGCTATGGCATGGGAACCTCTGTGGAGAGGGCGGCAGCCAGCACCGACTATTACAAACGCGGAGACTACATCCCAGGGCTCAGAGTGAGTACTGTTTCTATGCTATTTGCTAGGGAATGTCCGCTTTAAAAGGAGTCCCACATAGTAGGTAAAATTATAATATTGAATGTAGAAACAACTTATCAATGTGATTATCTGCCCCTAAAAATACTGAGCAGGTGCCCTGTAACGTTATAAGGGCCTCTGGTGGGCCAGGGCCCATACCAGGTACGCCATTACTGCACTGTACAGGTTAAAACATAAAATgccttatatttattttaaatatttgtgGTCAATGGAGTGGTGTCGATGGTTTGGAGGAGATGTTGGCAAAAACTGAAGATGCCGCATAAATCCTGTTAATTGGATAATGGGAGGAGTGATCTTGAATGAGATGCTGGAGTAGGAAGACATTGTAGCCTCCGGTGTTCCTTGCGCTCGTAGACAAGCAGTGTAGTTGCATCTTTGTGCAATGCTGGGCCGTGTCCTGTAATTCTGCCAGTCACAATGACCTGCTTTTCTTTGATAGGTTGATGGTATGGATATTCTCTGCGTCAGGGAGGCCACAAAGTTTGCAGCAGACCATTGCAGGTCTGGAAAGGTAAAGTAAGATGCCATCTTTGTAATATTTTGTTTATCCAATGATTCTTTTTATTTGATTTCTAGATGTATTATAatgtctaaaaaaaataaatacataatgctTTATTTTTCTAGGGTCCTATGTTGATGGAGCTGCAGACCTACCGTTATCATGGGCACAGCATGAGCGACCCTGGAGTCAGGTAATAGTAAAAAATGATTTCTAAGATAGCACTTTAGTGAACGTAGAACTGCACATAGAAAGTTTCAGCCTGAAGCTGCTGACCTGTCTAATTTTACAATCtaccaaaaaaacatttttgaaaaCAACTCATCAGTGTACAGCCACATTTAATTAAACCTGCCCCTGTCATTAGTTCCCTTTCGTACGAGGAGGAAATACCCCGTTTTAACAGATCAATAGTAGATTAACACAAAAAGTACGGGCTGTTGCGTATCATTATTGCATACAAAAATGTTGTTGTTCCTGAACCAGTTGGGATGCTAcaactgtacagtattttataaTGTGCTTGCTTCATTAAACAGACtaaaatgcatatacagtattaacAATTGAAAGTGAATTAGATGTCTTTATAGCTGTGGATTTGACAGCCCCGTTGTATGTTTTGTCAATAAATGTTTGCTAGTTACGCAGCGATTATTCTAGATGGTCCAAGCAAGTACCTAAGCATTTCATGTATCAAATTAGCTTTTTAATATACTTATGCATGTCAAATCTTATGATGTTGTACATTTTATTCTATTCATGTAATAACATATCTACTTTccatattttatgtttttttattttttatttgttatagCTACCGTACAAGGGAAGAAATTCAGGAAGTGAGAAGCAAAAGTGACCCCATTACTTTACTCAAGGACAGAATGTTAAATCACAACCTGGCTAGCGTTGAAGAATTAAAGGTACCCTCATCTGACATCTTTGAATAGTTTTAACACATCAACCCTTCCTTGCAGTGATCAGTGTGTATTGATACATAGTAGGTATACCTTAGAATTTAAACTCCCTTAGGTTTTTTTCATCACATTTACTTTTAGATATTTTTTTAGAACAGAATTCTTACTTTACACTGTAAA
This genomic interval carries:
- the PDHA1 gene encoding pyruvate dehydrogenase E1 component subunit alpha, somatic form, mitochondrial isoform X1, which codes for MQKMLSLISRVLQGPAQKPATGAVSEAVRVMVASRNYADFASEATFEIRKCDVHRLEEAPPIEAVLTREQGLQYYRVMQTIRRMELKSDQLYKQKIIRGFCHLYDGQEACCVGLEAGINLTDHLITAYRAHGYAYTRGLPVKEILAELTGRKGGCAKGKGGSMHMYANNFYGGNGIVGAQVPLGAGIGLACKYFGKDEICVSLYGDGAANQGQIFETYNMAALWKLPCIFICENNRYGMGTSVERAAASTDYYKRGDYIPGLRVDGMDILCVREATKFAADHCRSGKGPMLMELQTYRYHGHSMSDPGVSYRTREEIQEVRSKSDPITLLKDRMLNHNLASVEELKEIDVEVRKEIEEAAQFATTDPEPALEELANHIYHSEPTFDVRGANIWIKHKSVS
- the PDHA1 gene encoding pyruvate dehydrogenase E1 component subunit alpha, somatic form, mitochondrial isoform X2; its protein translation is MQKMLSLISRVLQGPAQKPATAVRVMVASRNYADFASEATFEIRKCDVHRLEEAPPIEAVLTREQGLQYYRVMQTIRRMELKSDQLYKQKIIRGFCHLYDGQEACCVGLEAGINLTDHLITAYRAHGYAYTRGLPVKEILAELTGRKGGCAKGKGGSMHMYANNFYGGNGIVGAQVPLGAGIGLACKYFGKDEICVSLYGDGAANQGQIFETYNMAALWKLPCIFICENNRYGMGTSVERAAASTDYYKRGDYIPGLRVDGMDILCVREATKFAADHCRSGKGPMLMELQTYRYHGHSMSDPGVSYRTREEIQEVRSKSDPITLLKDRMLNHNLASVEELKEIDVEVRKEIEEAAQFATTDPEPALEELANHIYHSEPTFDVRGANIWIKHKSVS